The segment TGCGGGTCCCCTGCCCGGCGGCTAGGATCACATGGGCGTGCATGGGGCCATTTTAGAGCCTGGGCTAGGTGTGGTCCTGGACCACCTCGAGGCCCACCCTCTCCAGCTCCCGCACCAGGGCCCGCACCGCCCCCTTCACCCCCTCGGTGATGAGAGGGCTACCAAAGCGGCTAACCCCCGCATAGAGCCCGTGGGCACTCCTCCTCACCTCCAGAAGCAAATCCTGGGTGAGGTCCTCCTCCTCCACGTGGGTGAGCACGTAAAGCCCTTCCTCCCCCCGGGCCAACTCCAAAAAGACCGCCACCCCTCCGGGGATGGCCACGGGAGCCTGGGCAAGGGTAAGCTCCTTGGGCAGTTCCCCCCTTAACAGCGCATGGGCCACCTCATACCTCCTTGTGGGCGGCCAAGGCGTGGGATCCTCGGCCACCTTGGTGAACACCGCATGGAAAAAGGCCCGGCCCGCCTCCTTCCACTTGAGGGCATACTTGGTGCGCAGGTGGGCCTCCGGGGGCTCCTTAACCTCCACCCGGTAAAGCCCACTCCGCTC is part of the Thermus caldilimi genome and harbors:
- the trmB gene encoding tRNA (guanosine(46)-N7)-methyltransferase TrmB encodes the protein MLVRPALLPLWPPRSADLFGREGLLVLEVGFGDGRFTAELAKAHPEWLILGAEVSAASVLRAYRRLRREGIGNVRFYHGQGPFALRNLVPPGSLRRVIVNFPDPWPKKRHQRKRLLQEGFFRRLSTRLVEGGDLLLTTDHEEYFRFALEEAERSGLYRVEVKEPPEAHLRTKYALKWKEAGRAFFHAVFTKVAEDPTPWPPTRRYEVAHALLRGELPKELTLAQAPVAIPGGVAVFLELARGEEGLYVLTHVEEEDLTQDLLLEVRRSAHGLYAGVSRFGSPLITEGVKGAVRALVRELERVGLEVVQDHT